A single region of the Variovorax paradoxus genome encodes:
- a CDS encoding carboxymuconolactone decarboxylase family protein, giving the protein MNTTPRLNWFKTIPKTFEAILAVSASIDSSTVGKTVLDLVFARVSQINGCAYCLDMHVRDLRKQGEGWQRINSLATWREVSFFNERERAALAWAESLTRLADHHDEREAEFAALKAQFSDVEIAELTVAVAQINTWNRINVGMRMPVATKALD; this is encoded by the coding sequence ATGAACACGACCCCTCGCCTGAACTGGTTCAAGACCATTCCCAAGACCTTCGAAGCCATCCTGGCCGTCAGCGCCAGCATCGATTCGAGCACCGTCGGCAAGACGGTGCTCGATCTGGTGTTCGCGCGCGTCTCGCAAATCAACGGCTGCGCCTATTGCCTCGACATGCACGTGCGCGACCTGCGCAAGCAGGGCGAGGGATGGCAACGCATCAACAGCCTGGCGACCTGGCGTGAAGTGAGCTTTTTCAATGAGCGCGAACGCGCGGCGCTGGCGTGGGCCGAATCGCTCACGCGGCTGGCCGACCATCACGACGAACGCGAGGCCGAATTCGCAGCCCTGAAGGCGCAGTTCAGCGATGTCGAGATTGCCGAGCTCACCGTGGCTGTGGCGCAGATCAACACCTGGAACCGCATCAACGTCGGCATGCGCATGCCTGTCGCCACCAAGGCGCTGGACTGA
- the glnE gene encoding bifunctional [glutamate--ammonia ligase]-adenylyl-L-tyrosine phosphorylase/[glutamate--ammonia-ligase] adenylyltransferase translates to MTASHQRGSTETNISVNQLPTTPTPPIAIEVAFSSYSRFVQRLRRRYAAELALLPPGAPLRESISKAYEALRERGDSVGDALRIVRQLVMERLVTLDCDAQAPLAVVTTAVTELAEFALDIACRDACHELDALHGAPLGPEGRRAQLWVVGMGKLGARELNVSSDIDLIYLYDLDGETRGDADGRGRLSNQEYFSRAVKRIYALVGDTTEHGFVFRVDLALRPNGNSGPSVVSLDALEEYFQVQGREWERFAWMKSRVVAPRDIVSEGHAQGLRATVLPFVFRRYLDYSVFDSLRTLHRQIREQSARRSAGRPERANDVKLSRGGIREIEFTVQLLQVVRGGQFPELRTRPTLDALQRLARAGLMPQETADALASAYEFLRRVEHRIQYLDDQQTHMLPVGDDDLRWIAQTMGYANCCPFLEQLDTHRELVAQEFDKLLGGEKACNGKCSGKKAAAPADLADLLDDLPPAFAERIRNWCEQPRVLALREETRARLRQLVQRTGQWLKEPDGDGPGQTPRHADAALRWADWIEPLLRRESYLALLVERPAVQERLLRLLGAAKWPARYLMQHPGVIDELASDEMLSGRFVAAEFERELEARHASLSRTGEADEERLLNLLRHAHHAEVFRTLARDVDGRITVEQVADDLSALADTTLRVTARWCWPHVRNRHREVPQFAIIGYGKLGGKELGYGSDLDIVFVYDDDDERAGEVYAAYVRKLINWLTVKTREGDLFEIDTALRPNGNSGLLTTSFEAYEKYQLGRGSNTAWTWEHQAMTRARFVLGSAELGARFDGVRQAVIVSPRDREALKAEIIAMRNKVRGARPVKADRFDVKHSPGGMVDAEFAVQFLVLSDSGEHPELIPNVGNIALLMRAEEAGLLPSGVGRNAAAAYRELRRVQHRARLNEEPTQVTPPALAAERDAMLALWKAVFG, encoded by the coding sequence ATGACCGCCAGCCATCAGAGGGGTTCCACGGAAACCAATATCAGTGTGAACCAGTTGCCAACCACGCCCACGCCACCTATCGCGATCGAGGTCGCGTTTTCTTCCTATTCGCGCTTCGTGCAGCGCCTGCGCCGCAGGTATGCGGCCGAACTCGCATTGCTTCCCCCCGGCGCACCGCTGCGCGAGTCGATATCGAAGGCCTATGAGGCATTGCGCGAACGCGGCGACAGCGTCGGCGATGCGCTGCGCATTGTGCGGCAGCTCGTGATGGAACGGCTTGTAACGCTCGATTGCGATGCCCAGGCGCCGCTCGCCGTGGTGACCACGGCCGTGACCGAACTCGCGGAATTCGCGCTCGACATCGCCTGCCGAGACGCCTGCCACGAGCTCGACGCACTGCATGGCGCGCCGCTCGGCCCCGAAGGCCGGCGCGCGCAGCTCTGGGTGGTGGGCATGGGCAAGCTCGGCGCGCGCGAGCTCAACGTGTCGAGCGACATCGACCTGATCTACCTGTACGACCTGGACGGCGAAACCCGCGGCGACGCCGATGGCCGCGGCCGGTTGTCGAATCAGGAGTACTTTTCGCGCGCGGTGAAGCGCATCTACGCGCTGGTGGGCGACACCACCGAGCACGGCTTCGTGTTCCGCGTCGACCTGGCGCTGCGGCCCAACGGCAACTCCGGGCCGAGCGTGGTCTCGCTCGACGCGCTGGAAGAATATTTCCAGGTGCAGGGCCGCGAGTGGGAACGCTTTGCCTGGATGAAGAGCCGGGTGGTGGCGCCGCGGGACATCGTGTCCGAAGGCCATGCGCAAGGCCTGCGCGCCACGGTGCTGCCCTTCGTGTTCCGCCGTTACCTGGACTACAGCGTGTTCGACTCGCTGCGCACGCTGCACCGGCAGATTCGCGAGCAGTCAGCGCGCCGCAGCGCGGGCCGGCCCGAGCGCGCGAACGACGTCAAGCTGTCGCGCGGAGGCATCCGCGAGATCGAGTTCACCGTGCAGCTGCTGCAGGTGGTGCGCGGCGGCCAATTCCCCGAACTGCGCACCCGGCCCACGCTCGATGCGCTGCAGCGCCTGGCGCGCGCCGGGCTGATGCCGCAGGAAACCGCCGATGCGCTGGCCTCGGCCTACGAGTTCCTGCGCCGCGTGGAGCACCGCATCCAGTACCTGGACGACCAGCAGACCCACATGCTGCCGGTGGGCGACGACGACCTGCGCTGGATTGCCCAGACCATGGGCTATGCCAACTGCTGCCCGTTTCTTGAGCAGCTCGATACGCACCGCGAACTGGTGGCACAGGAGTTCGACAAGCTGCTCGGCGGCGAGAAGGCCTGCAACGGCAAGTGCAGCGGCAAAAAAGCCGCCGCGCCCGCCGACCTGGCCGACCTGCTCGACGACTTGCCGCCGGCGTTTGCGGAGCGCATTCGCAACTGGTGCGAACAGCCCCGCGTGCTTGCGCTGCGCGAAGAGACGCGGGCCCGGCTGCGCCAGCTGGTCCAGCGCACCGGGCAGTGGCTGAAAGAGCCCGACGGCGACGGCCCGGGGCAGACGCCGCGCCATGCGGACGCCGCATTGCGCTGGGCCGACTGGATCGAACCGCTACTGCGGCGCGAGAGCTACCTGGCGTTGCTGGTCGAGCGCCCCGCGGTGCAGGAGCGGCTGCTGCGGCTGCTGGGCGCCGCCAAGTGGCCGGCGCGCTACCTCATGCAGCACCCGGGGGTGATCGACGAGCTTGCGAGCGACGAAATGCTTTCGGGCCGCTTCGTGGCGGCCGAGTTCGAACGCGAACTGGAAGCACGCCACGCCTCGCTCAGCCGCACCGGCGAAGCGGACGAAGAGCGTCTGCTGAACCTGCTGCGCCATGCCCACCACGCCGAGGTGTTCCGCACGCTGGCGCGCGATGTGGACGGCCGCATTACCGTGGAGCAGGTAGCCGACGACCTGAGCGCGCTGGCCGACACCACGCTGCGCGTGACGGCCCGCTGGTGCTGGCCGCACGTGCGCAACCGCCACCGCGAAGTGCCGCAGTTCGCCATCATCGGCTACGGCAAGCTGGGCGGCAAAGAACTGGGCTACGGCAGCGACCTGGACATCGTTTTCGTCTACGACGATGACGACGAGCGCGCCGGCGAGGTGTATGCGGCCTACGTGCGCAAGCTCATCAACTGGCTCACGGTGAAGACGCGCGAGGGCGACTTGTTCGAGATCGACACCGCCCTGCGGCCGAACGGCAATTCGGGCCTGCTGACCACCAGCTTCGAAGCCTACGAGAAGTACCAGCTTGGCCGCGGCAGCAACACGGCATGGACCTGGGAGCACCAGGCCATGACGCGCGCGCGCTTTGTGCTGGGCAGCGCCGAGCTGGGCGCGCGCTTCGACGGCGTGCGCCAGGCCGTGATCGTGTCGCCGCGCGACCGAGAAGCCCTGAAGGCCGAGATCATTGCCATGCGCAACAAGGTGCGCGGTGCAAGGCCTGTGAAGGCCGACCGCTTCGACGTGAAGCACAGCCCCGGCGGCATGGTGGACGCCGAGTTCGCGGTGCAGTTCCTCGTGCTGTCGGACTCGGGCGAGCACCCGGAGCTCATTCCCAATGTGGGCAACATCGCGCTGCTGATGCGCGCCGAAGAAGCGGGCTTGCTGCCCTCCGGCGTCGGCCGCAATGCCGCGGCGGCGTACCGCGAACTGCGGCGCGTGCAGCATCGCGCCCGCCTCAATGAAGAACCGACCCAGGTCACCCCGCCTGCATTGGCCGCCGAGCGCGATGCCATGCTGGCCTTGTGGAAGGCTGTATTTGGCTGA
- a CDS encoding RNA polymerase sigma-70 factor: MDDATLTFDSHRRRLQGIAYRMLGTVAEAEEVVQDAWLRWHEADKAGFDSAEAWLVTVVTRLSIDRLRAAKVQREHYIGAWMPEPTLTDAPATPEQLLERADNVSVAFLAVLERLAPEARAAFLLREVFDADYEEIARTLGKSEAACRQLVHRAKAQVQEARPRFQVSRETHQRLLQAFADAAARGSLQDLKALMAEDVELIGDGGGKVQSFSKVLRGSQRLAQLYFALWRRMGPAVRMELVDINGEPGLLRFFDGQLESAQTFEIEGERIVRIRAQRNPDKLARIARLFSSK; encoded by the coding sequence ATGGACGACGCCACCCTTACTTTCGACAGCCATCGCCGCCGCCTTCAGGGCATTGCCTACCGCATGCTTGGCACCGTTGCCGAGGCCGAAGAAGTGGTGCAAGACGCCTGGCTGCGCTGGCACGAGGCCGACAAGGCCGGTTTCGACAGCGCCGAAGCCTGGCTGGTCACCGTCGTCACGCGTCTTTCCATCGACCGGCTGCGTGCCGCCAAGGTCCAGCGCGAGCACTATATCGGGGCCTGGATGCCCGAGCCGACGCTCACCGATGCCCCCGCCACGCCCGAGCAGCTGCTCGAGCGCGCGGACAACGTGTCGGTGGCTTTCCTTGCCGTGCTGGAGCGCCTCGCGCCCGAGGCCCGCGCCGCCTTTCTGCTGCGCGAGGTGTTCGACGCCGACTACGAAGAAATCGCCCGCACCCTCGGCAAGAGCGAAGCCGCCTGCCGCCAGCTGGTGCACCGCGCCAAGGCACAGGTGCAGGAGGCGCGCCCGCGCTTCCAGGTCTCGCGCGAAACCCACCAGCGCCTGCTGCAGGCCTTTGCCGATGCGGCGGCGCGCGGTAGCCTGCAGGACCTGAAGGCGCTGATGGCGGAAGACGTCGAACTCATCGGCGACGGCGGCGGCAAGGTGCAGTCTTTCAGCAAGGTCCTGCGCGGCAGCCAGCGGCTGGCACAGCTTTACTTTGCGCTCTGGCGCCGCATGGGCCCCGCGGTGCGCATGGAACTGGTGGACATCAACGGCGAGCCGGGGCTGCTGCGCTTCTTCGATGGGCAGCTCGAATCGGCGCAGACGTTCGAGATCGAGGGCGAGCGCATCGTGCGCATCCGCGCCCAGCGCAACCCCGACAAGCTGGCGCGCATCGCCCGGCTTTTTTCTTCGAAATAG
- a CDS encoding septal ring lytic transglycosylase RlpA family protein, translated as MAERAGAQAPAALAACAVAVAILLAGCASGTRSGGGALSGRDGPGTNIPSDLDRVPDAEPRIEAIRSSGGTSKPYTVLGRAYQPITDDRPFRESGIASWYGRKFHSASTASGEPYDMYAMTAAHKTLPLPSYVRVRNPANGREVIVRVNDRGPFVDGRIIDLSYTAALKLDLLRGVAPVEIERITNEDIRTGAWRRDSGTAYAAAPPASPPPRRAAAGSVAVPSAWVAPVAMNAPEASTMPVVPQTPMTPMAQAEAVAQAAQPTLEADAAPPPRQPMVVTDLAPMAPLSAPTAPAAAPPAAAPSSAAVAGFWVQLGAFRERDGAESLRSQAARGLPSLAPQLRVFSEAGTHRLQAGPFASRNEAGEAVTQLRDSLRIAPMVVERR; from the coding sequence TTGGCTGAGCGAGCCGGCGCCCAAGCACCCGCCGCGCTGGCTGCGTGCGCGGTGGCCGTCGCCATTCTTCTTGCGGGTTGCGCGAGCGGCACCCGCAGCGGCGGCGGCGCGCTGAGCGGCCGCGACGGCCCGGGCACGAACATTCCCTCGGACCTCGACCGCGTACCCGATGCCGAGCCCCGCATCGAAGCCATCCGCAGCAGCGGCGGCACCAGCAAGCCGTACACGGTGCTGGGCCGGGCGTACCAGCCGATCACCGACGACCGGCCGTTCCGCGAATCGGGCATTGCGTCCTGGTACGGCCGCAAGTTCCACAGCGCGTCGACCGCGAGCGGCGAGCCCTACGACATGTACGCCATGACGGCCGCGCACAAGACGCTGCCGCTTCCGAGCTACGTGCGGGTGCGAAACCCGGCCAACGGGCGCGAGGTGATCGTGCGGGTGAACGACCGCGGCCCTTTCGTCGACGGCCGGATCATCGACCTGAGCTACACGGCGGCGCTCAAGCTCGACCTGCTGCGCGGCGTGGCGCCCGTGGAGATCGAGCGCATCACGAACGAGGACATCCGCACCGGCGCCTGGCGCCGGGACTCGGGAACCGCGTATGCCGCGGCGCCGCCGGCATCACCGCCGCCCCGGCGTGCGGCGGCTGGATCGGTGGCGGTGCCTTCGGCCTGGGTGGCGCCGGTGGCGATGAATGCGCCGGAGGCTTCGACGATGCCGGTCGTGCCGCAAACGCCAATGACGCCGATGGCGCAGGCAGAAGCCGTGGCGCAAGCCGCACAGCCAACGCTCGAGGCCGATGCCGCGCCGCCGCCCCGCCAGCCCATGGTGGTCACCGACCTTGCGCCCATGGCGCCGCTGTCCGCGCCAACGGCGCCGGCAGCGGCCCCGCCGGCAGCCGCACCATCATCCGCCGCGGTGGCGGGCTTCTGGGTGCAGCTCGGCGCCTTCCGCGAGCGCGATGGTGCGGAGAGCCTGCGCAGCCAGGCGGCACGCGGCCTGCCTTCACTGGCGCCGCAACTGCGCGTTTTCAGCGAGGCCGGTACGCACCGGCTGCAGGCCGGGCCCTTTGCCTCGCGCAATGAAGCCGGCGAAGCCGTCACGCAGCTGCGCGACAGCCTGCGCATCGCGCCGATGGTCGTCGAGCGCCGCTGA
- a CDS encoding YhdP family protein, with protein sequence MNDTASPPSRLLKITAATARWLLGLLIAAWLLLALSVVVLHAWIVPRIGDYRGALEAQASKAIGVPVRIGSITARSDSLFPAFELRDVVLHDASQREALRLVRVVASVSPRSLWRLNFEQLYIEGPQVDVRRDALGKLHVAGLHMSNDTTGETRAADWFFAQRELVVEGGTVRWTDEQRQTEPLLLTDVRFVARNGGRRHGLRLDATPPAGWGERFTLRGQFRQPLLSVRSGRWQTWDGQLYADLPYMDVTRLGRYVSIDARIREGSGALRVWADVKDGQIVGGAADLGLNRVDASLGRGLQPLVLRSVTGRLAGQLNEENFEFSTAALQFDTADGMRWPGGNLWMQHSPARGRTPEHGALRADRLDLAALALIADRLPLGEATHRVLDAYAPRGLVERIDLNWQGSLGAPERYQAKGRVSGLRVASQPAPPVVAAAPKAGAPATTPRPHAGSPGLSGATIEFDATHTGGTAALSMAQGTLEFPGVFEEPVIPIDRLAAQLQWKLDKGHAQLQVSKLRFANADAEGEAEASWRTSDPAISAGQALYPGVLDLQGRLTRADGTRVFRYLPLEIPQHTRDYVRQSVTKGTASSVDFRVRGDLHDMPFMDPKKGEFRIVAKVADVNYAYVPPTSATAASTASRAAASARPGTPAAVWPALTGVSGELVFERAGMLVRNARGRLAGATGIEVTKAEAQIADMSHHASLLRVDAQAKGPLGELLRVGAPLAGETGEVLARARATGTADYRLHLELPLEAMDTAKVQASIALSDNELQLVPEAPSFTHAKGVVGFTETGFSLTGVNAKLLGGDVRVEGRGRFAGPNREVALKAQGTATAEGLRGAREAEWLTRIAAKATGSTPYALTFSMRDGAPEFLLTSTLQGLALQLPAPLVKTADEQMPLRIEKKVLQRETRSGAAVAVQDQLSLELGRIGSAQYVRDISGAEARVLRGSIGIGLAPGETASVPDRGVLANVNVAKLDMPAWKALAGDTATNAAEAGGAERPEDAAMSYLPTRIAVRAQELGIAGRTLHNVVLGGTRDGSLWRANIDATELSGYAEYSHSQAGRLHARLARLKIAPTEATQVETLLDEQPGTLPALDIVIDDFELLGKRLGRAEIDAVNRGGAGREWLLNKLSFTMPEASFAAKGTWAAVPGGRAGRAEQRRTAMTFRLDIADAGELLARFGMPGVLRRGSGRLEGDVNWRGSPFSLDYPSLGGQLQVNVGSGQFLKADPGLAKLLGVLSLQALPRRLTLDFRDVFSQGFAFDFIRGDAKITNGIASTNNLQMKGVNAAALMDGSADIVRETQDLRVVVVPEINAGTAALVATAINPAIGLGTFLAQWVLSKPLAAAATQEFHIEGTWADPKIAKVPRSILPNPLNLPAPQPAAEGRKTETTQ encoded by the coding sequence ATGAACGACACGGCGTCTCCCCCTTCACGTCTGCTCAAGATCACCGCTGCGACGGCGCGCTGGCTGCTGGGTTTACTGATCGCTGCATGGCTTCTGCTTGCACTGTCAGTGGTTGTCCTACACGCGTGGATTGTGCCGCGAATCGGCGATTACCGTGGTGCCCTGGAGGCACAAGCCAGCAAAGCCATCGGGGTACCTGTGCGCATCGGGTCGATCACCGCCCGTTCCGATAGTCTGTTTCCCGCCTTCGAGCTGCGCGACGTCGTGCTGCATGATGCCAGCCAGCGCGAAGCCCTGCGCCTTGTGCGGGTGGTGGCGAGCGTGTCGCCCCGCTCCTTGTGGCGCCTCAATTTCGAGCAGCTCTACATCGAAGGACCGCAGGTCGACGTGCGGCGCGATGCGCTCGGCAAGCTGCACGTGGCCGGCCTGCACATGTCCAACGACACCACCGGAGAGACCCGCGCCGCCGACTGGTTTTTCGCCCAGCGCGAACTGGTGGTCGAAGGCGGCACCGTCCGCTGGACCGACGAGCAGCGCCAGACCGAGCCTCTGTTGCTGACCGATGTGCGTTTTGTGGCCCGCAATGGCGGCCGCCGCCACGGGCTGCGGCTCGATGCCACTCCGCCGGCCGGCTGGGGCGAGCGCTTCACCCTGCGCGGGCAGTTCCGCCAGCCCCTGCTGTCGGTGCGCTCCGGCCGCTGGCAGACCTGGGACGGCCAGCTCTATGCCGACCTTCCCTACATGGATGTGACCCGCCTGGGCCGCTACGTCTCCATCGACGCGCGGATCCGCGAAGGCAGCGGCGCGCTGCGCGTCTGGGCCGACGTGAAAGACGGGCAGATCGTGGGCGGCGCGGCCGACCTCGGGCTCAACCGCGTCGACGCGTCGCTGGGGCGGGGATTGCAGCCGCTGGTGCTGCGCTCGGTCACCGGCCGCCTTGCCGGCCAGCTCAATGAAGAGAACTTCGAGTTCTCGACCGCTGCCCTGCAGTTCGACACCGCCGATGGAATGCGCTGGCCCGGCGGCAACCTGTGGATGCAGCACTCGCCCGCCCGCGGCCGCACGCCGGAACACGGCGCCTTGCGCGCCGACCGGCTCGACCTGGCCGCGCTGGCCCTCATTGCCGATCGCCTGCCCTTGGGCGAGGCCACGCACCGCGTGCTCGATGCCTATGCGCCGCGTGGGCTGGTCGAGCGCATCGACCTGAACTGGCAGGGTTCGCTGGGTGCCCCCGAGCGCTACCAGGCCAAGGGGCGCGTCAGCGGCCTGCGGGTCGCGTCGCAACCCGCCCCGCCCGTGGTTGCCGCTGCTCCCAAAGCCGGCGCCCCAGCCACCACTCCCCGCCCGCACGCCGGCTCGCCCGGTCTGAGCGGCGCCACCATCGAATTCGACGCCACCCACACCGGCGGCACCGCCGCGCTGTCGATGGCGCAGGGCACGCTCGAATTTCCGGGCGTGTTCGAGGAGCCCGTCATTCCCATCGACCGGCTGGCTGCCCAGCTCCAATGGAAGCTCGACAAGGGCCATGCGCAGTTGCAGGTGTCCAAGCTGCGGTTTGCCAACGCCGATGCCGAGGGCGAGGCCGAAGCCAGCTGGCGCACCAGCGATCCCGCCATATCCGCCGGCCAGGCGCTCTACCCCGGCGTGCTCGACCTGCAGGGCCGGCTGACCCGCGCCGACGGCACCCGCGTGTTCCGCTACCTGCCGCTCGAAATTCCCCAGCACACGCGCGACTACGTGCGCCAGTCGGTCACCAAGGGCACCGCCAGCAGCGTCGACTTTCGGGTGCGCGGCGACCTGCACGACATGCCGTTCATGGACCCGAAGAAGGGCGAGTTCCGCATCGTGGCCAAGGTGGCCGACGTCAACTACGCCTACGTGCCGCCCACCTCCGCCACTGCGGCGTCCACCGCCTCCAGGGCTGCCGCCTCGGCCCGGCCCGGCACGCCCGCAGCGGTCTGGCCCGCCCTCACCGGCGTCTCGGGCGAGCTGGTGTTCGAACGCGCGGGCATGCTGGTGCGCAATGCACGCGGCCGGCTGGCGGGCGCCACCGGCATCGAGGTGACCAAGGCCGAGGCGCAGATTGCCGACATGTCGCACCATGCCTCGCTGCTGCGCGTCGATGCCCAGGCCAAGGGCCCGCTCGGCGAGCTGCTGCGCGTGGGTGCGCCGCTGGCCGGCGAAACCGGCGAGGTGCTGGCCCGCGCGCGCGCCACCGGCACGGCCGACTACCGGCTGCATCTGGAACTGCCGCTCGAGGCGATGGACACCGCCAAGGTCCAGGCCAGCATCGCGCTTTCCGACAATGAGCTGCAGCTGGTGCCCGAAGCGCCGTCATTCACCCATGCGAAGGGCGTCGTCGGCTTCACCGAAACAGGCTTTTCGCTGACCGGCGTCAATGCCAAACTGCTCGGCGGCGACGTTCGCGTCGAAGGCCGTGGCCGCTTTGCCGGGCCCAACCGCGAAGTGGCGCTGAAGGCGCAGGGCACCGCAACGGCCGAAGGCCTTCGCGGCGCGCGCGAGGCCGAGTGGCTGACGCGCATCGCGGCCAAGGCGACCGGCAGCACGCCGTATGCGCTCACCTTCTCGATGCGCGACGGCGCGCCGGAGTTCCTGCTGACCAGCACCCTGCAAGGCCTGGCGCTACAGCTGCCCGCCCCGCTCGTGAAGACGGCGGACGAGCAGATGCCGCTGCGCATCGAAAAGAAAGTGCTGCAGCGCGAGACCCGCTCGGGTGCCGCCGTTGCAGTGCAAGACCAGCTTTCGCTGGAGCTCGGCCGCATCGGCAGCGCCCAATATGTGCGTGACATCTCCGGCGCCGAGGCGCGGGTGCTGCGCGGAAGCATCGGCATCGGCCTGGCGCCGGGCGAAACCGCCAGCGTGCCCGACAGGGGCGTGCTGGCCAACGTGAACGTCGCCAAGCTCGACATGCCCGCATGGAAAGCTTTGGCCGGGGACACCGCAACCAATGCGGCTGAAGCGGGCGGCGCCGAGCGGCCCGAAGACGCGGCGATGAGCTACCTCCCCACACGCATTGCCGTGCGCGCGCAGGAGCTCGGCATTGCGGGCCGTACGCTGCACAACGTGGTGCTCGGCGGCACGCGCGACGGCTCGCTCTGGCGCGCCAATATCGACGCCACCGAGCTCAGCGGCTACGCCGAGTACAGCCACTCGCAGGCCGGGCGCCTCCATGCGCGGCTCGCGCGGCTCAAGATCGCGCCGACCGAGGCGACGCAGGTGGAAACGCTGCTCGACGAGCAGCCCGGCACGCTGCCCGCGCTCGACATCGTCATCGACGACTTCGAGCTGCTGGGCAAGCGGCTCGGCCGCGCCGAGATCGATGCCGTCAACCGCGGCGGCGCGGGCCGCGAATGGCTGCTCAACAAACTGAGCTTCACCATGCCCGAGGCGAGCTTCGCGGCCAAGGGCACCTGGGCGGCAGTGCCCGGCGGCAGGGCCGGACGCGCCGAGCAGCGCCGCACCGCCATGACCTTCAGGCTCGACATTGCCGATGCCGGCGAGCTGCTCGCGCGCTTCGGCATGCCCGGCGTGCTGCGGCGCGGCAGCGGGCGGCTCGAAGGCGACGTCAACTGGCGCGGCTCGCCGTTCTCGCTCGACTATCCGAGCCTGGGCGGGCAGCTGCAGGTCAACGTGGGATCGGGCCAGTTCCTCAAGGCCGACCCCGGCCTTGCCAAGCTGCTTGGCGTGCTGAGCCTGCAGGCGCTGCCGCGCCGGCTCACGCTCGACTTCCGCGATGTGTTCAGCCAGGGCTTCGCCTTCGACTTCATCCGAGGCGACGCCAAGATCACGAACGGCATCGCGAGCACCAACAACCTGCAGATGAAGGGCGTCAACGCCGCCGCGCTGATGGACGGCTCGGCGGACATCGTGCGCGAAACCCAGGACCTGCGCGTGGTGGTGGTGCCCGAAATCAATGCCGGTACCGCGGCGCTGGTGGCCACCGCCATCAACCCGGCCATCGGGCTGGGCACCTTCCTGGCGCAATGGGTGCTGAGCAAGCCGCTCGCGGCCGCCGCCACGCAGGAGTTTCACATCGAAGGCACCTGGGCCGACCCCAAGATAGCCAAGGTGCCGCGATCCATCCTGCCGAATCCCCTGAATCTTCCCGCGCCGCAGCCCGCCGCGGAAGGCCGGAAAACGGAGACCACGCAATGA
- a CDS encoding carbon-nitrogen hydrolase family protein, translated as MKVAAIQMVSAIAREANLARAHDLLAQAAAAGAELAVLPEYFCMMGARDTDKLGLRETAGAGTVQGFLADAAREFGLWIVGGTLPIESNDAEHVFNSSLCYSPDGQCVARYDKIHLFYFDNGTERYDERRVIAPGSTPVVFELPSRDGHRWRVGMSVCYDLRFPELYRALAKQGADLLLVPSAFTRTTGAAHWEVLLRARAIENLAWVVAPAQGGTHENGRQTWGQSMVIDPWGTVVAQQAREEGVVLFDIDAGQTGRMRAQLPVLSHCVL; from the coding sequence ATGAAAGTCGCAGCCATCCAGATGGTGTCGGCCATCGCCCGCGAAGCCAATCTCGCACGCGCCCACGACCTGCTCGCGCAAGCCGCCGCGGCCGGTGCCGAACTGGCCGTGCTGCCCGAGTATTTCTGCATGATGGGAGCGCGCGACACCGACAAGCTGGGCCTGCGCGAAACCGCTGGCGCCGGCACCGTGCAGGGCTTTCTTGCCGATGCGGCGCGCGAGTTCGGGCTGTGGATCGTCGGTGGCACGCTGCCGATCGAGAGCAACGATGCGGAGCATGTGTTCAACAGCTCGCTGTGCTACTCGCCCGACGGCCAATGCGTGGCGCGCTACGACAAGATCCACCTGTTCTACTTCGACAATGGCACCGAACGCTACGACGAGCGCCGCGTCATCGCCCCGGGCTCCACGCCCGTGGTGTTCGAGCTGCCGTCCCGCGACGGCCACCGCTGGCGCGTGGGCATGAGCGTCTGCTACGACCTGCGCTTTCCGGAGCTGTACCGCGCGCTTGCCAAACAGGGCGCCGACCTGCTGCTGGTGCCCAGCGCCTTCACCCGCACCACCGGCGCCGCGCATTGGGAGGTGCTGCTGCGCGCGCGTGCCATCGAAAACCTTGCATGGGTGGTTGCGCCCGCGCAGGGCGGCACGCACGAGAACGGCCGCCAAACGTGGGGCCAGTCGATGGTGATCGACCCGTGGGGCACCGTGGTCGCGCAGCAGGCCCGCGAAGAAGGCGTGGTGCTGTTCGACATCGATGCAGGGCAGACGGGGCGCATGCGCGCGCAGCTGCCGGTTCTCTCGCACTGTGTGCTCTAG